In Erigeron canadensis isolate Cc75 chromosome 7, C_canadensis_v1, whole genome shotgun sequence, one DNA window encodes the following:
- the LOC122608064 gene encoding ER lumen protein-retaining receptor erd-2.2-like produces the protein MGRRRGSAVNKMFIWVRKQSMKVKIFLGVACFMSSLLGLRFLVKDINQFFVASEFVHAAGILVLIYKLTTQNTCSGLSLQTQELTAIFLAVRLCCSFMMEHDIHTILDFATLVSTLWVIYMIRFKLKATYNEDLDDVPKYYLIVPCAILSLFIYPHTYHSHLSKISWAFCVYLESISVLPQLSMMQKTKMIEPSTAHYVFALGVARFLGCAHWIIQVYESAGAYLFLLGSGYFWLPMVLLAEAVQTFILADFCYYYVKSVVNGQLLVSLPPV, from the exons atggGTCGGAGAAGAGGTTCGGCGGTGAACAAAATGTTTATTTGGGTTCGTAAACAGTCGATGAAAGTGAAGATATTTTTAGGGGTTGCATGTTTTATGTCATCTCTGCTTGGTCTTAGATTTCTTGTTAAAGATATCAACCAGTTTTTTGTTGCATCCGAGTTTGTTCATGCAGCTGGTATCCTTGTTCTTATCTACAAACTTACCACCCAAAATACATGCTCTG GCCTTTCCTTACAGACACAAGAACTCACAGCTATTTTTTTAGCTGTAAGATTGTGTTGTAGCTTTATGATGGAACATGACATTCACACCATTCTTGATTTTGCTACATTGGTGTCTACTCTTTGGGTCATCTACATGATCCGATTTAAGCTGAAGGCAACTTACAATGAAGATCTGGACGATGTGCCCAAATATTATCTA ATTGTGCCCTGTGCTATACTTTCTTTGTTCATTTACCCACATACATATCATTCTCATCTGAGCAAAATTTCGTGGGCATTCTGTGTGTATTTGGAATCAATTTCAGTACTTCCTCAGCTAAGTATGATGCAGAAAACAAAG ATGATTGAACCATCTACGGCACATTATGTCTTTGCACTTGGGGTTGCAAGGTTTTTGGGATGTGCTCACTGGATCATCCAG GTTTATGAATCTGCTGGAGCGTATCTGTTCTTACTAGGAAGTGGCTACTTTTGGCTGCCAATGGTGTTGCTCGCAGAGGCGGTTCAAACATTCATCCTGGCTGATTTTTGTTATTACTATGTTAAAAG TGTGGTGAATGGTCAACTTCTAGTAAGCCTGCCACCGGTTTAA
- the LOC122607861 gene encoding xanthotoxin 5-hydroxylase CYP82C4-like, translating into MEAFLQFLPFFGLFLLSLIIYNYKRISTTKSIIKPLAPEPSGKLPFIGHLHLLHGQAPVARILGKMADDYGPAYSLRLGNHQALVVSSWQMVKECFTTNDRNFATRPNMAVSRYMGYNSAVFALAPYGPYWREIRKLVTLELLTSQRLERLKNVRDSEVKYLINELSVLVSKDTAQTSAVDMTKWFEHTTFNIIVRMLAGKRFSGGCNDKGDNEDIQVKEAIKKGLYLSGVFVVSDVIPNLEWLDIGGHVKAMKQAAIELDVVFGKWVDEHVEKRKERGSDKLEADFMDVMLSTLSNDAEMFGYGRETIIKATTLILILTGSESTAETLTWALSLLLNNPRVLKAAQKELEDHVGKNKWVEESDIKNLTYLQAIVKETLRMYPPGPLAGPREAIEKCYIGGYHVPKGTRLIVNVWKLHRDPQVWADPNDFKPERFLEKHSNINYQGQNFEYIPFSSGRRMCPASTFALQVIHLTLARLLQGFDYSTPNGKPVDMSEGLGIALPKVKPLEVIITPRLSPQLYQNL; encoded by the exons ATGGAAGcttttcttcaatttctacccttTTTTGGGTTGTTTTTACTTTCTCTAATAATCTATAATTACAAAAGAATAAGCACAACAAAAAGTATAATCAAACCACTAGCTCCTGAACCATCAGGGAAATTGCCTTTTATAGGCCACCTTCATCTTTTACATGGTCAAGCTCCAGTAGCAAGAATACTAGGAAAAATGGCTGATGATTACGGGCCAGCTTATTCTCTACGGCTCGGTAATCATCAGGCATTGGTTGTGAGCAGTTGGCAGATGGTCAAGGAGTGTTTCACTACAAATGACAGAAATTTTGCAACTAGGCCAAATATGGCTGTGAGCCGGTACATGGGCTATAATAGTGCTGTTTTTGCACTAGCACCATACGGGCCATATTGGCGAGAGATACGAAAGCTTGTTACATTAGAGCTTTTAACAAGCCAACGGCTAGAAAGGCTAAAGAACGTTCGTGACTCTGAAGTGAAGTACCTCATTAATGAGCTCTCGGTGTTGGTCTCAAAAGACACGGCTCAAACTTCTGCTGTGGACATGACCAAGTGGTTCGAACACACAACTTTTAATATAATTGTAAGAATGTTGGCAGGCAAAAGATTTTCTGGTGGTTGTAATGACAAAGGTGACAATGAAGACATACAAGTGAAAGAAGCCATAAAGAAAGGGTTGTATCTTAGCGGCGTTTTTGTTGTGTCTGATGTTATTCCGAATTTGGAATGGTTGGATATTGGAGGACATGTGAAAGCTATGAAACAAGCAGCAATAGAGCTAGATGTTGTTTTTGGAAAGTGGGTCGACGAACATgttgagaaaagaaaagagcgtGGCAGCGATAAATTAGAAGCCGATTTTATGGATGTGATGCTTTCGACCCTGTCAAACGATGCTGAGATGTTTGGCTATGGACGTGAAACCATTATCAAGGCAACAACACTG ATTCTCATCTTAACGGGTTCAGAAAGTACTGCTGAGACACTGACATGGGCACTCTCTTTACTATTGAACAACCCACGCGTCCTAAAAGCAGCCCAAAAGGAGCTTGAAGATCATGTAGGAAAAAACAAGTGGGTCGAAGAATCAGATATCAAGAACCTAACATATCTACAAGCCATAGTAAAAGAAACACTCCGTATGTACCCACCAGGTCCTTTAGCAGGACCTCGTGAGGCCATTGAGAAGTGCTATATCGGGGGCTATCATGTCCCCAAAGGGACCCGTTTAATAGTGAACGTCTGGAAGCTACATCGTGACCCACAAGTGTGGGCAGATCCAAATGATTTTAAACCAGAAAGGTTTCTTGAGAAACACTCAAACATCAATTATCAGGGTCAGAACTTTGAATACATTCCGTTTAGTTCTGGAAGAAGAATGTGTCCTGCAAGCACGTTCGCTTTGCAAGTAATTCACTTGACACTAGCTCGATTACTTCAAGGGTTCGATTATTCAACACCAAACGGGAAGCCGGTTGATATGAGTGAGGGATTAGGCATAGCCTTGCCGAAAGTGAAACCGCTTGAAGTGATCATTACTCCGCGGCTTTCTCCACAACTCTATCAAAACCTTTGA